The following nucleotide sequence is from Peribacillus sp. ACCC06369.
TAAATGTAACTGCTTACATTTCCATTATAGCAACACTAAGTTAGTTTGTACATTAGATAAACTAAGTTTATTAAAATACCCCCATTTTACTAGTTAATCATGTAAAATGAGTAATGTAGTCTTATTATTGGCGTGAATTAAGCCGCTCCCTCTCTAAGTTCACCCATCATGCAACTCATTCCAAGGAGGAACGACACATTTATGGACAATGCCAGCCGGGTCATTTATAACATACTTGAATGGATCACTAAATTCGCTTACCTGCATATTCTGTGGATATTTTTCACTATTGCAGGCGGAGTCCTTTTCGGATTCTTTCCATCCACAACAGCCATGTTCGCGATCATCCGGGATTGGTTAAGAGGAAACACCGATATTCCCCTCTTTAAAACCTACTGGAAATTTTTCAAACGCGATTTCTTGAAAAGTAATGGACTGGGAATATTCATCACAGCCATTGCCGGCATCATCGGCATCGACCTCTACTATATCCAGAATCATATAAACGATGTTTTGACATGGACTTACATCCCGTTATTCGCCTTCATCTTAGTATTCACTATATTCATATTCTATCTATTTCCTGCCTTTGTTCATTATGACTTACCTGTGTTCAAGGTCATGAAGAATGCTTTTTTGATCATGTTGATCAATCCGCTCAAC
It contains:
- a CDS encoding DUF624 domain-containing protein gives rise to the protein MDNASRVIYNILEWITKFAYLHILWIFFTIAGGVLFGFFPSTTAMFAIIRDWLRGNTDIPLFKTYWKFFKRDFLKSNGLGIFITAIAGIIGIDLYYIQNHINDVLTWTYIPLFAFILVFTIFIFYLFPAFVHYDLPVFKVMKNAFLIMLINPLNSFLILLCLGLLFMVMRTLPALAFIFGGSTYAFITMWLCLHAFNKVQGKQNK